The proteins below come from a single Seriola aureovittata isolate HTS-2021-v1 ecotype China chromosome 23, ASM2101889v1, whole genome shotgun sequence genomic window:
- the LOC130163988 gene encoding lecithin retinol acyltransferase-like, which yields MLDTLTFLLEKLFLLAHIKLSSLLPPLARERGDPPLTRRCERDDSPPQPAGAPQKFQRGDLLEVPRTLFTHFGIYLGDNRVAHLIPDILPVLTADSRQIQEMVTNTRLLLGVLSKRASIRVDSVEDFAYGAGILLNAMDRAVRRSPLSGEEVARRAERLVGTVSYSLLWNNCEHFVTYCRYGTAQSLQTDQFCEWMKSLIRDRRNVLLTALLGLLSMVCLGISSSTALPTILIPFTLWMAS from the exons ATGTTGGACACACTCACCTTCCTCCTGGAGAAACTCTTCCTCCTCGCCCACATCAAGCTCTCCAGCCTGCTGCCTCCTCTGGCCAGAGAGCGCGGAGACCCGCCGCTCACCAGGCGCTGTGAGCGGGATGACTCTCCGCCGCAGCCCGCCGGAGCTCCGCAGAAGTTTCAGCGGGGGGACCTGCTGGAGGTCCCGCGGACTCTCTTCACCCACTTCGGCATCTACCTGGGAGACAACCGGGTGGCGCACCTCATCCCGGACATCCTGCCGGTGCTGACGGCCGACAGCCGGCAGATCCAGGAGATGGTGACCAACACGCGGCTGCTGCTCGGGGTGCTCTCCAAGCGCGCCAGCATCCGGGTGGACTCGGTGGAGGACTTCGCGTACGGAGCCGGGATCCTGCTCAACGCCATGGACCGGGCGGTGCGCCGGAGCCCGCTGTCCGGGGAGGAGGTGGCCCGGCGGGCGGAGCGGCTGGTCGGCACCGTGTCCTACAGCTTGCTGTGGAACAACTGCGAGCACTTCGTCACCTACTGCCGCTACGGGACGGCGCAGAGCCTGCAGACAGACCAG TTCTGTGAGTGGATGAAGTCGCTGATCCGGGACCGGCGTAACGTCCTCCTGACGGCGCTGCTCGGGCTCCTGTCCATGGTGTGTTTGGGAATATCCTCCAGCACTGCCCTGCCCACCATCCTCATCCCCTTCACCCTGTGGATGGCCAGCTAG